A segment of the Nitrosopumilus sp. genome:
GAATTCTACTTTTCTAAAGGTGACTCCAAAATCTGGAAAAATAGCTCTCGTATCTCAAAGTGGTGCAATATGTGCCGCATTGGTGGAAGATGCCAGTGCACAAGGAATTGGCTTCTCTGCAGTTGTCAGCCTTGGAAATAAGGCTGTAATGAGCGAAGTAGATATTCTAAAAATTCTTGCAAATCATAAACAAACAGAAGTCATTGTCATGTATCTTGAGGATATGGGTGATGGACAAGAATTTCTTAAAGTTTGTAAAAATATCACTAAGAAACTCAAGAAGCCTGTACTTGTTCTTAAATCTGGACGTAGTCCTGAGGGTGCAAAAGCTGCAATGTCTCATACTGGGGCTTTGATGGGGTCTGATGAAATCTATGACGCCTTACTCAAACAATCAGGTGCAATTAGAGTTGATACCATGGAAGAACTCTTTGATTATGCGACTGCATTTTCTAAACAACCATTGCCATTGGGAGGCGATCTTGTAATTGTTTCAAATGCAGGTGGACCTGCAATCATTTCTACTGATGCGTGTTCTAAGATGAATCTCAAGATGGCAGAAATCACAAGCATTAGAAAAAAAATTGATAAGGTGATTCCACCTTGGGGAAGCTCTAGAAATCCTGTTGACATTGTAGGTGATGCTGATTTTAACAGATTCCACAATGTTTTGGATCGTGTACTTACACATCCAAAAGTAGGGTCTGTAATTACGATGTGTACTCCTTCTGGAACTTTGGATTACGATAAACTTGCAGAAGTTGTTGTTGAAATGTCCAAGAAATACAAAAAGACAATGCTTGCAAGCTTGATGGGGCTGGATGAGGGAATCACCAATAGAGAAATTCTTGCAAAGGGTGATGTTCCTTATTACAACTATGCCGAGGGTGCAATCAGAACTCTTAGTGCAATGAATAGGTTTTCTAATTGGATTGAAGATCCAAGTGGAAAAATTACTAAATTCAAAGTAAACAAAGCAAAGGCAAAGAAAATTTTTGACAAGGTCAAAAAAGAGAAAAGGCCAAATCTCTTGGAAGAGGAGGGGCAAGATGTTCTCAAAGCATATGGTTTGCCATTGCCCCAAAGTGCACTTGCCAAAAATGAGGCAGAAGCAATAAAGATTGCAAAAAAAATTGGTTACCCTGTTGTTATGAAAATTGCGTCACCCCAGATTATCCACAAGTCTGATGCAGGCGGCGTCAAAGTAAACCTCACAAATGATGAAGAGATCAAAGATGCATTCAAGACAATTGTTAAAAATGCTAAAAAATATGACAGCAAGGCTGAGATCAAAGGCGTTTTGATTGTAGAGATGGTAAAAGGTGGGAAGGAATTGATCATCGGTTCAAAACTAGAGCCCGGATTTGGTCCTGTGATAATGCTCGGAATGGGTGGAATTTATGTGGAGGTTCTCAAGGATGTAACCTTCAAACTTGCTCCTGTGACTGATTTGGAAGCTGATGATATGATAGCCTCGATTAAGACTCAGAAACTTCTACAGGGAGTCCGAGGCGAAAAGCCATCAGATATTGTAAAACTTTCTGAGTGCATTCAAAGACTGTCCCAACTGGTTTCTGACTTTGAAGAAATCAAAGAGTTAGACATGAATCCAGTATTGGTCATGGAGAAGGGCAAGGGATGTAGAATACTTGATGTCCGAATAGGACTCTGATTGCAGTTTATTCCTAAATTTCCTCCAAAATGAATTATAATATTTATACAACATCGTTTTGAATATAGTTAGATGGCTAATGTCTTAAAGACAATTAGAACTGGTGATGATTACATCGAAAGTCTCAGAGGACGTGATCTTACAATTTACCTTTTTGGAGAACTGATAAAGGAACCTGTAGATCATCCTATGATTAGGCCATCGATTAATGCAGTTGCAGAAACTTATGATCTTGCTGTTCGTGAAGAGGCATTAGCTTCTGCTGATTCGTCCATTACTGGAATGAAGGTTAATAGATTTTTGCACATTGCAGAAAGTGCAGAAGATTTAGTCTTGCAAAATAAAATGCAAAGAAAACTCGGACAAAATACCGGAACA
Coding sequences within it:
- a CDS encoding CoA-binding protein — translated: MVESPILSPKSIAVIGASDKRGSVGATITSNIMNGFKGIVYPISPSRDTVFYKKAYKSVLDVPKSIDLAVVVIKNTLVAHVLEECGKKKIKGVIIITAGFKEVDEEGAKREQELKDIAKKYKIQVIGPNCLGVMNLDPKTMMNSTFLKVTPKSGKIALVSQSGAICAALVEDASAQGIGFSAVVSLGNKAVMSEVDILKILANHKQTEVIVMYLEDMGDGQEFLKVCKNITKKLKKPVLVLKSGRSPEGAKAAMSHTGALMGSDEIYDALLKQSGAIRVDTMEELFDYATAFSKQPLPLGGDLVIVSNAGGPAIISTDACSKMNLKMAEITSIRKKIDKVIPPWGSSRNPVDIVGDADFNRFHNVLDRVLTHPKVGSVITMCTPSGTLDYDKLAEVVVEMSKKYKKTMLASLMGLDEGITNREILAKGDVPYYNYAEGAIRTLSAMNRFSNWIEDPSGKITKFKVNKAKAKKIFDKVKKEKRPNLLEEEGQDVLKAYGLPLPQSALAKNEAEAIKIAKKIGYPVVMKIASPQIIHKSDAGGVKVNLTNDEEIKDAFKTIVKNAKKYDSKAEIKGVLIVEMVKGGKELIIGSKLEPGFGPVIMLGMGGIYVEVLKDVTFKLAPVTDLEADDMIASIKTQKLLQGVRGEKPSDIVKLSECIQRLSQLVSDFEEIKELDMNPVLVMEKGKGCRILDVRIGL